A window of Caldibacillus debilis DSM 16016 genomic DNA:
CGGGATATTTCTCAACAGCGGATCGATGAACCATTGGTTGGAAACGGGCAACATGGCCCATATACCCAAAGAATACACGATGGAACTGCCGAACATATATCCAAGGAATCCGCCCAGCAAGGCGCCAAGGGGGCCGGCCATGCTTACCGCGCCGGCAATGGCCGAAAACACCCTGCCGACCATTTCGACGGGCAATAATTCCTGCAACGTTGACACAAAAACGATATTCGTTACCCCCAGCGGGATTTGGGCCGCACCGAAACAGAACAACGATAAAACGGGGAGCCGCTCAATGAGGAGATCGCCCAAGCCGCCGACGAAAAAAGGAAACCGACAATGACTGACCGCCTGAGGGGATATTTTTTCATATGCGCCGCCATTAGAGTGCCTGCCATATTCCCCAAAGTCATGAAAGCCAAATAAGAGGAATAGAAAGACTCGCCTCCCCTGTGGACGGCGTATTCGGGCAACGCCCTCGATACGGAACCCAATACGAAATGGCTAAAGACCGATGCGAACAAAAACCGGGGATCGCCAAAGCCTTATTGGATGAGAAAAAAATAAAAATTTTCCGTTCCATCCATTCCGTCCGAAAACAATAAAAACGATCGCCCAAGAATTGAACGAAGAACCGTCCAGATTATACTACCATATCAAAAAGCTGGAAATCATCGGCCTGATTGAAGCGGTAAAGGAAGAGCAAGCGGGGAATATGAAGCAAAAATATTACTTGGCGAAGCAAATCGACGGCAGCCAATTCACGTAAATGGCTGAAGATATTTCCGAAGAGTCCGATTATGTAATTGGAAAACTCTATCAATTCGCCAATAAAGCCATATCCGCCCTGGACCGGGAACTGATCGAAGGAAGGGAAGATCATCGCGGGGAAGCCAGCGTCATCAATGTGGAACTAGCAAAATCCGATTGGAAAAAATTAAACCGGAAAATCACGGAGCTGATCAATGAGGCCGCCCGCAAGGCCGAAACCGGCCACGACGGCGAAAAAGTAAACCTTACCTATTTGATCATGAGTTATTTTGAACGATGAAACGGGCGGCGGGATCCCCATTTTCCGGCATAAACCGCGGCCGATGAAACCGCCGGCATCAGGACCCGGTTTCATCCCGCGGGCGTTTTGAACGACATGTTCTGGGATTCCGTGCCGGCAGTAGATCCGGTTCCCGGAAACCGGGATCCTTCGCCCGGAAAAGGACCGGCCCAGGCGGCCATGGTTCACCGCAAAAAAAGAAACGGCCAAACGTTTGGCGGCAACGTTGACCGTTTCCATGGAAACAAAAGACATGCAAATATTTGCCATAGGAAAAATCCTTCGGGGGGAAATTTCCTTTTCATTCACAAAATGCCTGTCCGGCCTCAACAACCCAAAACCCGTTTCATTCCATCATGAATTTGCGGATGCGGATCAAGCGGTAAATCGTTTGCAGATGGGTAAGCACGGCCAGGATGGCCAGTGCCGGCCCGATGAGATTGAAAAGGCCGCCGAGGAACACGAGGAAAAGCCTGCCGTCCCGGTTCATCGGGATGTAGTGGAAAAAGCCGTCATATTCCTCGGAAATATATTGTTTTCCCGTCAGGGCATGGAATTTTTCTTTCACCAGCATCGACATCGGCAGACCGGTGAGGGCCAAAGCGGAGATGGCCAAGGCATAGGGGCTGGAGGCTTCCGCAAACCAGGCGACGGCCATGCCCGCGATGATCAAGAAATCGGCATACCGGTCCAAGATGGAGTCGAAAAGCCCGCCGTAATTGCTCTTTTGAAATTTCAGCCGGGCGATTTCCCCGTCGACCCCGTCGACGATGGAAGAGATTTGCGCCAACAAACCGCCGGCGATCGGGCTTCCGAACGCAAAGGAAAGGGAAGAGCCGAGAGAAATGAGAAAGGAAAGGGCGGTAACCTGATTCGGGGTGATTCGGGTATAGGCCAGTTTTTTCGTCAGACGCAGGGAAAATTTCCGGTTGATGGTCCGGGAAATGAAGCCGTCCTTTGCGGGAATGAGCCCCGAAAGCAGCATCTTTTCCGCTTCCTTGAAACTCGGCGGATCATCCACGTCGATCCAGCGGCCGGAAACGAAGAACAGCTTCACTTTCCTTTCCCCGCAAAGGATGTTCACTCCGTCCGAGAGGGTGTGCTTCCCTGCGTTGATGGCTTCGGACAGGGCCCCCAACAGGGATTCGGAACCGACAAAGAGGCCGCAGTCGACCGCCTGAAATTCCTTTAATTGTTTTCCGAGCTCCAGGGCCCGGCCGCCTTCGGCGCGCACTTTCGTGCATTCTTCCAAATCGAAGACGTCATTCAGGCGGTTGTCCGCGGCGAGCAGGATTTCCCCTTCCTCCAATCGGTCCGCTTCCCGGATGAATTCCTTCACCAATTCCTCTTGGAAAAGGTGATCGGCCATCAACAAGAGAAACCGTTCCCCGGGGCGGCACAATTGGCGGAAGGCATGGACGGACACCCCGTTACCCTGCTCCCAATCGGCGTTATAAACGTAAGTGACCGAAACGCCCAACTGCGATCCGTCGCCCAAATATTCCTTGATTTCCTTGTCATATTTTCCGGTGATGATGACAAATTCCCGGATTCCCGCCTTGTTTAGCGTACGGATGTTCCGCTCGATCAGCGGGATGCCCAGCAAAGGAATAAGAGGTTTGGGCTCTTGGAAATGAGCCCGCATCCTCTTTCCTTCACCAGCGGCCAGGATAACTGCCCGCATTAACGTTCTCTCCTGCCGTCGATAAATTCCTGAACCATCTTTTTGGCTTCGGTATCGGTAACTTGAACAGGCGGGGATTTCATGGTGAAAGAAGAGATGGATGTGAGCGCGCCGCCGATTTTGCGGTCTAAGGCGAGTTTCATGGCGCGGATGGCGTCGATGATGGAACCGGCGCTGTTGGGAGAATCTTCGACGGACAATTTGGCTTCCACGTACAGCGGAACATTTCCGAACCCGCGGCCTTCCATGCGGATATAGGCGATCTTGTTGTCATTAAGCCACGGCACGAAGTCGCTCGGACCGATGTGGATGTTTTCTTTTTCCAGCTCGTTTTTCAATTCCGCTTGCACCGATTGGGTTTTCGATTTCTTTTTGGAAGCCAAACGGCTGTGGTTCAACATGTTCAAGAAGTCGGTGTTTCCGCCGAAGTTCAATTGATAGGTGCGTTCCAGTTTGATGCCGCGGTTTTCAAACAGCTTGGTCAGCGTGCGGTGCAGAATGGTGGCGCCCAATTGGCTCTTGATGTCGTCGCCGATGATCGGAATATTCTTTTCGCGGAATTTCTTCTCCCATTCCGGATCGGAAGCGATGA
This region includes:
- a CDS encoding NTP transferase domain-containing protein — translated: MRAVILAAGEGKRMRAHFQEPKPLIPLLGIPLIERNIRTLNKAGIREFVIITGKYDKEIKEYLGDGSQLGVSVTYVYNADWEQGNGVSVHAFRQLCRPGERFLLLMADHLFQEELVKEFIREADRLEEGEILLAADNRLNDVFDLEECTKVRAEGGRALELGKQLKEFQAVDCGLFVGSESLLGALSEAINAGKHTLSDGVNILCGERKVKLFFVSGRWIDVDDPPSFKEAEKMLLSGLIPAKDGFISRTINRKFSLRLTKKLAYTRITPNQVTALSFLISLGSSLSFAFGSPIAGGLLAQISSIVDGVDGEIARLKFQKSNYGGLFDSILDRYADFLIIAGMAVAWFAEASSPYALAISALALTGLPMSMLVKEKFHALTGKQYISEEYDGFFHYIPMNRDGRLFLVFLGGLFNLIGPALAILAVLTHLQTIYRLIRIRKFMME
- a CDS encoding inositol-3-phosphate synthase, with the translated sequence MGKIKIAIAGVGNCASALLQGIEYYKHTGNDPIGLMSYDFGGYKPGDIEVVAAFDVDERKVGKKLRDAIFAAPNCTTVFYKDLPDYPVVVQMGHVLDGVSEHMVDYNSDKSFRVSNAKPVDVAKVLKESGAEILINYLPVGSEKAVRFYAEECLKAGVGFINAIPVFIASDPEWEKKFREKNIPIIGDDIKSQLGATILHRTLTKLFENRGIKLERTYQLNFGGNTDFLNMLNHSRLASKKKSKTQSVQAELKNELEKENIHIGPSDFVPWLNDNKIAYIRMEGRGFGNVPLYVEAKLSVEDSPNSAGSIIDAIRAMKLALDRKIGGALTSISSFTMKSPPVQVTDTEAKKMVQEFIDGRRER